Within the Gracilinema caldarium DSM 7334 genome, the region GGCATCTTCGCTTGTACTTAGTTCAATTGGGATCGGTTCCGTATCAGGCAGAGGAAGATCATCATAGCCTTCCCCTGATTCTTGGAGGACAAAAGGCTCTCGACCTATGTTCTTTAATGAGGCTTTAAATTCCTGTAAATCCTGCAAAGAGGGCATACTCAAGATATTGAAGCATTGTCCGATAATTGTAAAGAACATATGAAACGCTTTGTGCTAATCTTTTTGCTCATCATCTTCCAAACTACCCTATTCAGCCTTGACATGGAATCTTTTCGATTCGTTGACCACCTTTTATCCATAAAAAATGCCGGGGCACCAGAAATTTTTGAGGATGCAATCATCTTCACCTTTCCGTCGAGCACTCGACGAGTAGGAGTAGCCTTTGCTCATGAAGGCTTCGGAACCGTTCATTGGTTTAAGAAATTAATGAAGGTAGCAAACGAAATTACCCTCGAGACTCAAAATACAAGTACGAAAAAGAAACCGACCAATACTAATCCTGTTTATGTAGATTCGGGGATTTTATTCTATGTCTATGAATTCCCCGAACATATGAAGGAGCTTTCCTATCGGCTTATCATCGATGGACTCTGGATAGCAGATCCCAATAATCCCAACTTCCGTATGGATCCTTCTACAGGAATAGTGCAGTCTATTGTAAAGCTGCCTGAGGAGTACCCACTGGATATTGAAAAAAAGCCCATCGTGTATACTGCACCATCAGGAAATCTTCGGTTTGTGTTTGATGGAGAATCAGGCCAGCGAGTTACTGTGGCAGGGAGCTTTAATAACTGGGATCCTTTTATGTATGAATTGCATGAAATTCGCCCTGGACATTATGAAATGATGCTTCCCTTGGCTCCGGGGACATACCGCTATGTTTTTTATTATAAGGGAGAGCGCGTTCTAGACCCTAACAACCCTAGAAAAGTATATACAAAGGAGGGGTATACAGCATCTGAAGCTATCGTACGATAATTCATCCTGTACTGCATATGTCAGTACCCTGTCGTCAGCACCTTGCCAGACCAGCAACCACCATAGGCAGTGTCCCGAGGCAAGATACTGTGAGAAAAACCCTTTTACCCGGATTTGTCATGATTTTACTGCGATTTTTGCATTGCAGAGCTACAAAAAAAGTGTATCACTCGGTTAAATTTTAAGAGACACCTAAGCACATGCTTATAAGATTTGGATGCAAGCTCATGGTAGGTTTCTAAAAACCATAATTTTTAGAAGTCCCTTCAAAAAGCTTCTTGTAGGGGCTATTTTTAATTATTTAGCAGGGGCAGGACTCGAACCTGCGACCTCCGGGTTATGAGCCCGACGAGCTGCCAACTGCTCTACCCTGCGTCGTAAGCTACTGAACCATAACAAATATCTAAATTTAAGTCAAGTATACCGATTATCAAACTTCAACTTTTTAGTATCGTATCATAGAGGTTCATTGAGAAATGGTATCCTTTCGGTCTATTTTTGTAAGGGCAAGAACCGATATAAGGGCGATACAAGCAATTGCTATCGGAATGACTGCAAATGCTGCGGAAAAAAGTAATAATAGATTATAGAATCCATGAATTAAAATAGCACTTATTCCGTAAAAAAGAGCTTTACCTATATTCTTGGATTTTTGGCTGGCTGTACCAAGAGACCATCCATAATATACCACTAGGGCTATCCTTGCTGAACATGCAGCATGAAGTGGTGCGGAAGTTATGGTACGGATAATGACTAGCTGAAGATTCAGTAAACCATAGGAAATGTTTTCTATCATTGCAAACACGAAGCCAGCTAAAACACCTCTGTAAATCATTATGTCTCGAGAAGCATACATTGTGAATGTTTGTGGTATGGTTCTAGATTGCCCCATAATGGGAAGAATTACTAAAATAAGCCAAAATGTAATAAGTCGCCCCAATTCTTCAGTAAAAGCATTCCGAACCAAAACACTGTAGAGCAGTGAAAGAATAGTGGTGTTTGTGTTCATTGGAAGTAAAAGCTGGAACATACTACCAATAAACAGAGAAAGACATCCAATAGCCATAGTAGAAAGCATAAATCCTATTTTTATCGAGGGAAATGTATACTTTATATAAAGGCCTGTTATTACTACAGGTAAAACTGAAATACCGACAATACTAATTAAATAAATAGGCCCCTGCAATTTGTAGTACCCCCTTGCCTATTGTAGCAAAACAATTACTCTAGGGTCTATGGAACAATACCACATACCATCAATCATAATATTAGTTGGGCCTAAGCATTCTGGGAAAACAAGCACCGGAAGAGCCCTCGCAAACTTAATCTCAGGCACCTTTTTTGATCTAGACAATGAAATTACTCGGATTTATGGGAAATCTCCCAGAGAGCTGTTCAATGAGGGAGAACAGATTTTTCGAAACGCTGAGTTAGAAGCTGTACAGAAACTTCTGCAGCTTATTAATAATAAAGATACTAGCTATCTTGCTAAGCCAATTATCGTTGCAACTGGCGGTGGAATAGTCGATAATTTTAAGGCTATAACACTGTTACAACAAACAGGCTTTATTATTTATTTAGAATTATCTTCCCAGACAGCCTGGGAACGGATTTGGTATACCGCAGAGCGCAGTGGTGACCTTCCTCCCTTCCTGAAAACCGAAAATCCGGAAACCACACACCGCAACCTACATGTACGTAGATCTCAGCTCTATCGGGACCTGGCAAACCTCATTATTGACGCTGAAATTGAACCACCAGAGGCCCGAGCTCAAGAAATTCTTAAAAAACTCAGCCAGAAAATACCTTGACCTATGTTACAATTACATTATACTTAGACCAATATGGCTAATGAACGGGTTCTGATTGTTGAAGATGAAAAAATAATTGCCCTTGACCTCCAACGCCGTCTCGAACGTTTTGGTTATACCATTTGCGAAACCTGTTCTGAAGGTGTGGATGCTATAGAAAAGGCAAAACTCCACAGCCCAGATATCATATTGATGGATATCATGCTCAACGGTCCCATGGATGGCATAGAAGCGGCTAAAATAATTAAACAAGACCTGAGAATTCCTATTGTTTTTTTAACCGCCTATATAGATGACCGAACCCTGGAGCGGGCAAAAACTGCAGAACCCTATGGATATATACTGAAACCCTTTAAAGAACGGGAACTCTATACCGCTATCGATATTGCACTCTATAAATTCAACTCAGAACAACACATAAAAAGACAAGAACGGCTTTTTTCAGCGATTTTGCACAGTGTAAATGATGGACTTATCGCGGTAGACAATGATTTAGCAGTACTTTTTATAAACCCTGTAGCTTCTCATCTAAGTGGATGGAACGAGGAAGAGTGCCAGGGCAAACCATTACATCAAATGATTTCAATGATAGATTCAAAAACCCTGAATCCTATACTTCCATCTATGCTTCCCGAAGGAGAGATTTCTAATAAATTTCACGATGTGATCCTTAAGGGGCGGCTGGGACAATCCTTTGTGTTAGATGGGGCAATTACAAAAATACACCAGGCAGGAAATGAAGTAGAAGGTTACGTCATTGCCTTCAGAGACGTTACCGAGCTGAGAAAGCTTTCTGCAACAGTGGACTACCAAACCAGTCATGATAAATTAACAGGGCTGGGTAATCGGGAAGATTTTGCTAATAAATTGCAGGCCATATTGGAAGAACTAGTTCGGTATGGTGGCACTCACACCCTTCTTCAATTAGACGTAGATCGCTTTAAAATTGTCAATGATACCTGTGGTACCTTGGCAGGGGATGAACTGCTTCGTCAGGTAGCCACCTATATTCAGACCCTCACCCAACGAAATGATATCGCTGCCAGACTGGGAGGAGATGAGTTTGCGGTGGTTCTGAAGGACTGCGTTCTGGAGAATGCACTGCAGGTAGCTCAGCGTCTGCAAGAGGCAGTCCAGAATCATAAATTTATTTGGCAGAATAACTTATTTCCTATTACCCTTAGTATAGGTCTGGTTCCTTTAAGTGGCGAAGATATAGATATTCACATGGTTATGGCTGCAGCAGACGATGCCTGCTATATTGCAAAGGAGGAGGGGGGCAATCGTATCCGAGTATTCCAGCGGGATGAAGAAAAATACATACTCCGCCGGGGTCAAATGGAGTGGGTAAGTAAAATAAACCAAGCTTTAGAGTCCAATAAATTCAGACTCTGGTATCAGCTCATTGAGCCAATAAGGCCGCTTCCAGGGATACATCCTAAACTGGAAATCCTTATCCGCATGGAAAGCGATGATGGTTCCATTGTCAGCCCCGGCGCCTTTATCCCTTCCGCTGAACGGTATGGC harbors:
- a CDS encoding isoamylase, whose translation is MKRFVLIFLLIIFQTTLFSLDMESFRFVDHLLSIKNAGAPEIFEDAIIFTFPSSTRRVGVAFAHEGFGTVHWFKKLMKVANEITLETQNTSTKKKPTNTNPVYVDSGILFYVYEFPEHMKELSYRLIIDGLWIADPNNPNFRMDPSTGIVQSIVKLPEEYPLDIEKKPIVYTAPSGNLRFVFDGESGQRVTVAGSFNNWDPFMYELHEIRPGHYEMMLPLAPGTYRYVFYYKGERVLDPNNPRKVYTKEGYTASEAIVR
- a CDS encoding PrsW family glutamic-type intramembrane protease; translated protein: MLSTMAIGCLSLFIGSMFQLLLPMNTNTTILSLLYSVLVRNAFTEELGRLITFWLILVILPIMGQSRTIPQTFTMYASRDIMIYRGVLAGFVFAMIENISYGLLNLQLVIIRTITSAPLHAACSARIALVVYYGWSLGTASQKSKNIGKALFYGISAILIHGFYNLLLLFSAAFAVIPIAIACIALISVLALTKIDRKDTISQ
- a CDS encoding shikimate kinase, with product MEQYHIPSIIILVGPKHSGKTSTGRALANLISGTFFDLDNEITRIYGKSPRELFNEGEQIFRNAELEAVQKLLQLINNKDTSYLAKPIIVATGGGIVDNFKAITLLQQTGFIIYLELSSQTAWERIWYTAERSGDLPPFLKTENPETTHRNLHVRRSQLYRDLANLIIDAEIEPPEARAQEILKKLSQKIP
- a CDS encoding EAL domain-containing protein; the encoded protein is MANERVLIVEDEKIIALDLQRRLERFGYTICETCSEGVDAIEKAKLHSPDIILMDIMLNGPMDGIEAAKIIKQDLRIPIVFLTAYIDDRTLERAKTAEPYGYILKPFKERELYTAIDIALYKFNSEQHIKRQERLFSAILHSVNDGLIAVDNDLAVLFINPVASHLSGWNEEECQGKPLHQMISMIDSKTLNPILPSMLPEGEISNKFHDVILKGRLGQSFVLDGAITKIHQAGNEVEGYVIAFRDVTELRKLSATVDYQTSHDKLTGLGNREDFANKLQAILEELVRYGGTHTLLQLDVDRFKIVNDTCGTLAGDELLRQVATYIQTLTQRNDIAARLGGDEFAVVLKDCVLENALQVAQRLQEAVQNHKFIWQNNLFPITLSIGLVPLSGEDIDIHMVMAAADDACYIAKEEGGNRIRVFQRDEEKYILRRGQMEWVSKINQALESNKFRLWYQLIEPIRPLPGIHPKLEILIRMESDDGSIVSPGAFIPSAERYGLISTIDRWVFETTIKAWVQLKTQNHELVQRLFSVNLSGATLLDETFIDFAINIINKYGASPGNFCLEITETSAIQNLSYAIRFIEKLKSHGFTFSLDDFGSGFSSFNYLKNLPVDYLKIDGSIVQNIDESLINFTMVESINSMGHVIGLKTIAEFARNPSIVERLHRIGVDYAQGYAIAEPKPLPYTH